Proteins from a single region of Nomia melanderi isolate GNS246 chromosome 9, iyNomMela1, whole genome shotgun sequence:
- the LOC143174900 gene encoding uncharacterized protein LOC143174900, with the protein METQMKQLIAERGSFKAKLTRFKRFMETSASEMHVDALEKKIQAYEDLRDKFDKVQSQIEVIVAGTDSEASHLDERDDFENVFFPLIASAQRHLANLRGPQPPANSPSHASSHAPDAPMTPRMPTILLPNFDGTYNHWVRFRDTYLTMVHNNESLTDIQRFHYLTSALKGSAARIIESLGISEANYGVAWEALKRRFEDPDTLVHYHVNALLEIPNIHKQSTHALREFIDHANNQIVALGALGEPVNAWDTIVVTLLSKKLDSVTYNDWDMHAANLPHRPKFNDFLKFIERQAKRLDRATSNHQSAARVSANQTHQVRASKVHVRTSAVTAHVSSTRNQCVLCEGEHLLQHCGQLKAMPNPKRHETVKRLQSCFNCLQQGHSVKGCTRGTCRKCGKRHHTLLHRDDAKQETVSLEAPVETTTSCVSNSASVATEYTVLSTAIVFIKDRQGRKHECRALLDVGSQANFITEELRDRLDLPYSHIDAAVGGLGRARNSIRSRTNIHLSSRCNTFNADLPCLVIKTITEDMPNLPLRSVRVSRPTGLTLADPHFDRPSRIDLTAQDRVKRLGVAKTRLGWVLGGRVGWLPGANVKETPTCHMTTNEQLDRAISQFWEIEDSFPTATRTANASDDPSERHFKATTTRDDDGRYIVKIPFTSKLSDLGESRTQAENRLLGMERRLAKDPELHRQYCAFMTDYETLGHMTRITDKGVIDERPNYYLPHHAVIKESSSTTKLRVVFDGSAKSSSGVSLNDTQLVGPTVQSDLLSILIRFRRHRIVLSADIEKMYRQVQVHPEHRHFQRVLWRSNRDAPIGTYELNTVTYGTASASYLATRVLRQVGLDHALTHPSASGAIVDDFYVDDLLTGCETVSEAKQLRRDLGEILARAGLSLRKWASNNSNVLNSSRQDNGIVEIKVSDKEPKTLGLLWTSQADELSYSVRSHQRKRITKRGVLSEIAQIFDPLGLIGPVVTRAKLFMQLLWQSRVNWDETLPQDLHTQWAAFREEMADISSIVVPRRVIANDAVQIELHAFSDASERAYGGCIYLRTVDTSNNVTVRLLCSKSRVAPLRAVTLPRLELCGALLAAQLAAKVKDALRLQFSRECYWSDSTIVLAWLKGPSNRWKTFVANRVSQIQQITNSGSWNHVLSPDNPADIISRGASPSALTECRLWWFGPTWLAQGDNHWPSVVACSPDIPEARQSSTCLTVAHQIRQSVANKLREPSSRPSNAPKGPVSSQYLTTRELHEAERVLVKLAQGEQFGLEFTLLSAQKPLTPKSPLLSLNPFLDESGLIRVGGRLKNAPIPYDQRHPMILPAKHPLTALIIAYEHNRLLHSGHQLTLAAIRTRFWPVTGKRVVKQVLHKCVRCFRANPKGTKYLMGHLPAARVTPARAFSTCGVDYAGPFMLKERGRARITYKSYVCIFVCFATKAVHIELATDLSTDAFLNCLYRFMSRRGRSHCIYSDNGTNFVGARTELNQLGALLTNKEHNDRIQRALAHEQIQWHLIPPYSPHFGGLWESAVKSAKQHLKRVVGEQRLTFEELYTILTQVEACLNSRPLHPLSCDPNDLTPLTPGHFLIGDALTAPPQADLLHLNQNRLNRYQLIQYTVQHFWKRWHREYLHELQQRHKWQLDSPGNIKAGALVLIREDNTPPLKWRLGRIVNLHPGSDNTPRVVSIKVADGVIKRPVTRVCILPIEEVPT; encoded by the exons ATGGAAACTCAAATGAAACAGCTTATCGCGGAACGTGGGTCCTTTAAGGCCAAGCTGACTCGTTTCAAGCGCTTTATGGAAACCTCGGCTAGCGAAATGCACGTGGACGCGTTAGAAAAAAAGATTCAAGCATACGAGGACTTGCGCGACAAATTTGATAAAGTGCAATCTCAAATTGAGGTAATCGTGGCGGGCACAGACTCCGAGGCATCACATTTGGACGAGCGCGATGACTTTGAAAACGTCTTCTTCCCGTTAATCGCCTCCGCGCAAAGACATCTCGCGAATTTACGTGGTCCGCAACCACCCGCGAATTCTCCAAGCCACGCGTCGTCACACGCTCCAGACGCGCCGATGACCCCCCGAATGCCGACTATTTTGCTACCGAATTTTGACGGAACGTATAATCATTGGGTGCGTTTTCGCGACACATATTTGACGATGGTCCATAATAATGAGTCGCTCACCGATATTCAGCGATTCCACTATCTAACTTCAGCTTTAAAGGGCTCCGCTGCGCGTATAATAGAATCATTGGGTATCTCGGAAGCGAATTATGGGGTTGCATGGGAGGCCTTGAAAAGACGATTCGAAGATCCTGACACTCTGGTCCACTATCACGTGAATGCCCTGCTAGAAATCCCAAATATACACAAACAAAGTACCCACGCGCTTAGGGAATTCATCGACCACGCGAATAATCAAATCGTGGCATTAGGCGCGTTAGGCGAACCGGTTAACGCGTGGGATACTATAGTCGTTACGTTACTTTCAAAAAAACTGGATTCAGTAACATACAATGACTGGGATATGCATGCCGCGAACCTACCACATAGGCCGAAATTCAACGACTTCTTGAAATTCATTGAAAGGCAAGCGAAGCGCCTCGACCGAGCAACTTCGAACCACCAGTCGGCCGCGCGGGTATCCGCAAATCAGACCCATCAGGTTCGCGCGTCTAAAGTCCATGTCAGGACAAGTGCCGTAACGGCTCACGTCTCAAGTACGCGTAATCAATGCGTGCTATGCGAGGGTGAGCATCTTTTACAACACTGCGGTCAATTAAAGGCAATGCCAAACCCCAAGCGTCATGAAACAGTTAAACGCCTTCAATCGTGCTTTAATTGTTTGCAACAGGGGCACAGTGTCAAGGGTTGTACTCGGGGAACATGCAGAAAGTGTGGAAAAAGGCATCACACTCTTCTGCACCGCGATGACGCGAAACAGGAGACGGTCTCCTTAGAAGCCCCGGTCGAAACAACCACTTCGTGCGTATCGAATTCGGCCAGTGTCGCGACGGAATACACCGTACTATCCACGGCAATCGTGTTCATCAAGGATAGGCAGGGTCGGAAACATGAATGTAGGGCTTTGCTAGATGTAGGTTCGCAGGCGAACTTCATAACTGAGGAATTGCGCGATAGATTGGATCTCCCGTATTCGCACATCGACGCAGCGGTGGGTGGTCTCGGTAGGGCACGCAATTCGATTCGGTCGCGAACAAACATCCACCTTAGCTCAAGGTGTAACACGTTCAACGCAGATTTGCCATGTCTGGTAATAAAAACCATTACCGAGGACATGCCAAATTTGCCGCTAAGGAGCGTAAGGGTTTCAAGGCCAACGGGCCTCACACTTGCTGATCCGCACTTCGATCGACCCTCGCGAATCGATTT GACAGCACAAGATAGAGTCAAGCGACTTGGTGTGGCAAAAACGCGGTTAGGATGGGTTCTGGGCGGTCGGGTGGGCTGGCTACCTGGTGCGAACGTAAAGGAAACCCCTACTTGCCACATGACAACCAACGAACAATTAGACAGAGCGATTTCCCAATTTTGGGAAATTGAAGACAGCTTCCCCACAGCAACGCGGACTGCGAACGCGTCGGACGACCCTAGCGAACGGCATTTCAAAGCGACGACGACACGTGACGATGACGGACGATACATCGTAAAAATCCCATTCACCAGCAAACTAAGCGATCTCGGCGAGTCGCGCACTCAGGCCGAAAATCGCCTATTAGGCATGGAGCGTAGACTCGCCAAAGACCCGGAACTGCACAGGCAGTATTGCGCATTTATGACAGACTACGAAACATTAGGACATATGACACGAATTACAGACAAGGGAGTCATCGATGAACGTCCTAACTATTACTTGCCACACCACGCCGTAATCAAAGAATCCAGCTCCACCACGAAACTTCGAGTCGTCTTTGATGGTTCCGCGAAAAGCTCGTCGGGTGTATCGTTGAACGACACACAACTTGTGGGACCGACCGTGCAAAGCGATCTTCTATCTATATTGATCCGCTTCCGAAGGCACCGCATAGTGCTTTCCGCggatattgaaaaaatgtacaGACAAGTGCAGGTCCACCCAGAACACCGTCATTTCCAACGAGTTCTGTGGCGTTCGAATAGAGATGCACCCATCGGTACGTACGAGCTAAATACGGTAACTTATGGAACCGCGTCGGCTTCGTACTTGGCCACGCGCGTATTACGTCAAGTCGGACTTGACCACGCACTCACGCATCCGTCTGCTAGCGGCGCAATCGTTGATGACTTCTATGTGGATGATCTACTCACTGGCTGTGAAACCGTGTCTGAAGCGAAACAGTTGCGTCGCGATTTGGGAGAAATATTAGCACGGGCGGGGCTTTCGCTACGAAAATGGGCGAGTAACAACAGCAATGTCTTAAACTCATCGCGGCAAGATAATGGGATTGTGGAGATCAAGGTTTCCGATAAAGAACCAAAGACGCTGGGGCTGTTATGGACATCACAAGCCGATGAGCTCAGCTATTCGGTTAGAAGTCATCAACGAAAGCGCATCACAAAACGCGGTGTGCTGTCGGAAATTGCGCAGATATTCGATCCCCTTGGGTTAATAGGGCCAGTAGTTACGAGGGCTAAACTATTCATGCAGCTTCTCTGGCAGTCAAGGGTGAATTGGGATGAGACTCTTCCTCAGGACTTGCACACGCAATGGGCCGCGTTTCGCGAAGAAATGGCAGACATTTCTTCGATAGTTGTACCTCGCCGCGTAATTGCTAACGACGCGGTTCAGATCGAGCTTCATGCCTTTTCGGATGCCTCTGAAAGGGCCTACGGGGGGTGCATCTACCTGCGTACGGTGGACACTTCCAATAACGTAACCGTCCGCCTACTTTGTTCAAAGTCACGGGTGGCACCACTAAGGGCGGTTACCCTACCTCGTTTGGAACTGTGCGGCGCTCTACTGGCCGCCCAATTGGCTGCGAAGGTTAAGGACGCGTTGCGACTTCAATTTTCTCGCGAATGTTATTGGTCGGACTCCACGATAGTTCTCGCGTGGCTTAAGGGTCCTTCCAATAGGTGGAAAACCTTCGTGGCGAACCGCGTCTCCCAGATTCAACAGATAACAAATTCTGGAAGTTGGAATCACGTACTCTCACCCGACAATCCCGCTGATATAATATCGCGCGGTGCCAGTCCTAGCGCATTGACCGAGTGCCGTCTATGGTGGTTCGGACCCACTTGGCTTGCACAGGGGGATAATCATTGGCCATCGGTAGTGGCCTGTTCCCCGGATATTCCCGAGGCGCGGCAATCCAGCACTTGCCTAACAGTTGCTCATCAAA TTCGCCAAAGCGTCGCGAACAAACTTCGGGAACCATCGTCGCGGCCCTCGAACGCGCCAAAAGGTCCGGTCAGCTCGCAATATCTGACCACGCGTGAACTGCACGAGGCTGAAAGGGTCCTAGTAAAGCTCGCCCAAGGAGAGCAGTTCGGCCTAGAGTTCACCTTGCTTAGTGCACAAAAACCGCTAACACCCAAAAGCCCACTGCTATCTTTGAACCCGTTCTTGGATGAAAGCGGACTAATCAGGGTGGGCGGTCGTCTTAAAAATGCGCCCATCCCTTATGATCAGAGGCACCCGATGATTCTACCCGCGAAGCATCCACTCACCGCGCTCATAATCGCGTACGAACATAATAGACTGCTCCACTCTGGACATCAGTTGACGCTAGCCGCAATACGCACCCGATTCTGGCCCGTAACGGGAAAACGCGTCGTCAAACAAGTGCTACACAAATGTGTTAGATGCTTTAGAGCCAACCCAAAGGGCACTAAGTACCTTATGGGTCATCTACCTGCAGCTCGGGTAACACCTGCTCGAGCCTTTTCTACCTGCGGTGTCGATTATGCGGGGCCATTCATGCTCAAGGAGAGAGGTCGCGCGCGAATCACGTACAAGTCCTACGTATGCATTTTCGTTTGCTTTGCCACGAAAGCCGTCCACATTGAATTAGCCACGGATCTAAGTACCGATGCATTCCTCAATTGTCTGTATCGATTCATGTCGCGTAGGGGTCGGAGTCACTGTATTTATTCTGACAATGGCACGAATTTTGTAGGAGCGCGTACCGAGCTCAATCAATTAGGAGCATTATTAACTAATAAGGAGCACAATGATCGCATCCAAAGAGCGTTGGCCCATGAACAAATACAGTGGCACCTTATTCCCCCCTACTCCCCGCACTTTGGCGGGCTCTGGGAAAGTGCGGTCAAATCCGCGAAGCAGCACTTGAAGCGAGTCGTAGGAGAACAACGCCTAACGTTTGAAGAGTTGTATACAATCTTAACGCAGGTAGAAGCTTGCCTCAACTCCCGTCCGCTTCACCCCCTATCCTGTGATCCCAATGACCTCACTCCTCTAACCCCAGGGCATTTCCTTATTGGCGACGCGCTAACGGCACCTCCGCAGGCCGATCTGCTTCACTTGAACCAGAATCGGCTAAATCGCTACCAGTTAATCCAGTACACGGTGCAACACTTCTGGAAACGGTGGCACCGAGAGTATCTCCATGAGTTGCAGCAGCGGCACAAATGGCAGCTGGACTCACCAGGCAACATCAAGGCCGGTGCACTGGTCCTCATCCGAGAGGACAACACCCCTCCGCTGAAGTGGCGACTCGGAAGAATCGTAAATCTTCACCCAGGCTCCGACAACACTCCTCGTGTGGTGTCCATCAAGGTGGCGGATGGCGTCATAAAGAGACCAGTCACAAGAGTTTGCATTCTACCCATAGAGGAAGTGCCAACATAA